The window GTCTCGCCGGAAGCGGTCGGCGGCCGCCTCGCCCTCAAGCTGTCGATGAACGGCGACATCCTTGCGGATGAGGCGTATACCCTGACCGGCACGACCCTCACACGCACGGTCAGCCTGCCCGATCCCGGTATCGACGACGCGCGCGACCTGCTGCTGTGGACCCCCGAGCACCCCCAGCTGATCGACGCGACGCTGACCATCACGGACGCGTCGGGCACCGTGCAGGACACGGTGGAAAGCTATACGGCGCTGCGCAGTGTCGGTCAGGACGGTGGGCATTTCCTGCTGAACGGCCGCCCGTATTACCTCCGGCTGGCGCTCGACCAGGGCTACTGGCCCGAGGGCGGCATGACGGCCACCAGCGAGGAACTGCGCGCCGACGTGGAAATTGCGCGCAAACTCGGTTTCAACGGCGTGCGCAAGCACCAGAAGATCGAGAGCCCCACATGGCTGGAATGGTGTGACCGCGTGGGTCTGCTGGTGTGGGAGGAACTGCCCAGCGCGTACGCCTTCACGCCTAGGAGCGTGTCTCAGCTCACGAACACCTGGCTGGAGGCCATCGAACGCGATTACTCACACCCGTGCATCGTGGCGTGGGTTCCGTTCAACGAGAGCTGGGGCGTGCCGGACCTGCCCCTGAAGCCCGAGCAGCAGCAGCTCGTGCAGGGCCTGTATTCCCTGACCCGTAGCCTGGACACCACGCGCCCCGCCATCGGCAACGACGGCTGGGAGCACGTGGTCGGTGACCTGCTGACCATCCACGATTACGCCGCCGATCCCCAGGTGATCCTGAGCCGCTACGGTCGGCGGGACGTGCTGGGCACCACGCTCGAGGACTACCGTTCGGCCGGCCGCCGCCTGACCCTGCCCGGGTACGACCCGGCCGGCAAACCCGTGATCCTCAGTGAGTTCGGCGGCATTGCCTTCAACGTGGACGGCACCCAGGGCTGGGGCTACAGCGAGGCGACCGACGAGGCGGGCTTCCAGGCCCGCTACGAGGCGCTGATGGCCGCCATCCACGACTGCACCCTGCTCGCGGGCTTCTGCTACACGCAGCTGACCGACACGTACCAGGAGATCAACGGCCTGACCAGCCTGGCCCGCGATCCCAAGGCCGACGTGACTGCCTTGAGTGCGGCCACGCGCGGTAAACCCGTCGACGCCGGGAACCCGTTGGGCTACCACCGACGCTGGCTGGCCCGGCTGGACACAGAACCCGTGCCCGGCTGACCGTTCCGAGCCAGACAACGGGGAAGGGCAGGCGTCGCTGAAACGCCTGCCCTTCCCCGTTGGTGGTGAGTCGTATCCGCTCAGTCGGCGGCCTGCGGCACGGTGCTCACCGGGCGCGGCGCGGGGATCGCGGAGGCGAGCGCGGCGCTCACGGCACTCAGGCCCGTCAGCATCCAGAACGCAGTCTTCAGGCCGTCGATAAACGGAGTGAGGGTGGCGGCGGGCAGGTTGCTGCTCAGGCCGCTGAACACCTGCAGCATCACATCACGCGGCACGGCACTCACCACGATACTCAGCGTGAAGATGATGGCGATCACGCCGCCCACGCTCATGAGCAGGCTGCGGATGCCGGCGGCCACGCCCCGCCGATCCGGCGCGACGCTGCCCATGATCAGGCTGGAGTTCGGGGAGTTGAACAGGCCGTTGCCGACGCCCGCCACAAACATCAGGGCGGCGATCAGCCAGTACGGCGTGCTCAGGCTGAGGCTCATGGCGATCCCGGCCAGCGCGAGTGTGCCGAGCACCAGCCCCCACTGGATCAGCGTCCGGGGATCCATGCGGTCGGACAGGCGGCCCGCGATGGGCGACGCGATCAGCAGGCCCACGGCGACCGGCGCGAGCATGATCCCGGCGACCACGGCGTCGATGCCCTTGCCGCCCTGGAAGTAGAAGACGAACAGGAAGGTCAGGGCCATGCGCGACACGGCATTCAGGAACACGGTGGCGTTGTTCAGCGTGAAAGCCCGGTCGCGGAACAGCCGCAGGTCAAGCATGGGGGCCTTAACGCGGCCCTCGATGGCCGTGAACAGCGCCAGTGCGGCCACACCCACCACCAGGTAGCCGATCACGCCGTTCCACGATTCGATGCCGCCCTGCGACAGCCCGATCATCAGCAGCGCGAAGCCGGCGGCGTAGGTTACGTTGCCCCACCAGTCGAACCGGTCTCCGAGATCCCGTTTGCTGGCCAGGTCACGCAGGGTGAAGGCCGCCCACAGCGTGCCGATGATCCCCAGCGGCACGTTGAACCAGAAGACCCACTGCCAGCCGAGTGCGGTCAGCGCTCCGCCGATGATCGGCCCCAGGATCGCGCCGACCGCGACCATCATCTGGTTCGTGCCGATGGCAAACCCCAGTTCCTTCTTCGGGAAGGCGTCGGTGACGATGGCGCTGGAGTTGGCGAGCATGAACGCCCCGCCAACGCCCTGGAGGGCGCGCAGCGCGATCAGGAGCGGCACATGGCTGGTGAAGCCCGCGAGCAGCGAGGCCAGTGTGAACACGCCGAAGCCCAGCACGTACAGCCGTTTGCGGCCCAGCATGTCCGACAGCCGGCCGACGTTCAGCACGAACACGGTCTGCGTGACGTTGTACGCCAGCAGAATCCAGATCAGGCTCAGCAGGGTGGTGTGCAGGTCGCGCAGCAGCGTGGGCAGCGCGATGATCAGCGTGCCGGAGTTCATGGACGCCATCAGCGCGCCCAGGCTGGTCACGCTCAGGGCCAGCCACTTGTAGCTGAATTTCTCGTGCAGGGTGCTCATGCGTTCACCACGTCCTTGACGCTGAGGTGCCGTTCGAGTTTGTTCAGCACACCGAGGGTCTGGGTGATCTCGTCGGGGGTCAGGTCGCTGAACAGGGCTTGCAGGTGCGTGTGCATCTGCGGCACCACGCGGTGCAGGCGTTCCTCGCCGGCCGGGGTCAGGTGCAGCGTCAGGGAGCGGCGGTCTTCGCCGCGTTCGCGGGTGAGCAGGCCGTCCTGTTCGAGCCGGTCGATGATGCCGGTCAGGTTGCCGGGCGTGACGCCGATCCGGTCGGCGATCTCGCCGGGGCTGCGCGGCTGGCCGGAGAGCTGCCGCAGCACCCGGAACTGCGGGGTGGTGAGGTCGAAGTCGGCCATGCGGGCGGTCACGCGACGGTTCAGCACGGTGTACACGCGGTCGAGATCGACCCACAGGCGAACGGCCGGGGGTCGGATGGGGGTGGGTGCATCGCTCATGCAGATAGTATAAGCCTAAACTATATAGAGTTAAAGTCTTGGCCGGGCAGCGGCGCCTGGTGGAGTCATGCACTGGCCGCCAGAGGGTCGTGGCCGCCCTGCTAACGGACTGCTCACGCCCCCTCGGGCACACTCCAGGGGTCAGTCCCCCGCCATGGAGGTTCCACCATGCACCCGTTGTCCCCCTCCCACGCTGGCCCCGCCGTGCCCTGCACCTGGCTGACGGATCGGCTTCCCCTGCTCCACCGCGTCACCGGCCGCTTCCAAACCATCTGGGCGCTGCACGCTGCGGGCCACCCGGACGACAGCGTGGCCGCGCACCTCCAGGTGCCTTCCGCCACTGTGACCAGTGCAGTGCGGAGTCTCTACCGAGCTCTGGCCATCGATCCTGACGACGGGGAACTCGCCCGCGTCCAGGCAGCGCAGCTCTACCGCGCTCTGAGCGCCACCCGGACGGGCCGACCGTCAGACCAGAGCTGAACGGGACACTGCGTGGGAACGGTTCAGCCCCGACCGCGCCAGGCGGGGCCGTCCACCACGATCACCTGCAACCGACGTGGCCCGTGCACGCCCTCCACGCGCACGAGTTCGATGTCGCTGGTGGCACTCCCCCCGCTGATCCACGTGAGGGGCCGTCCTGCCCGCACGGCCGCTGCAACGGCCTGAACGCCATCCAGCACGTCCGGCA of the Deinococcus sp. KSM4-11 genome contains:
- a CDS encoding MarR family winged helix-turn-helix transcriptional regulator; this encodes MSDAPTPIRPPAVRLWVDLDRVYTVLNRRVTARMADFDLTTPQFRVLRQLSGQPRSPGEIADRIGVTPGNLTGIIDRLEQDGLLTRERGEDRRSLTLHLTPAGEERLHRVVPQMHTHLQALFSDLTPDEITQTLGVLNKLERHLSVKDVVNA
- a CDS encoding glycoside hydrolase family 2 protein; the encoded protein is MTYPRPQLKRAAWRDLSGPWACAFTDARTPARVTFDQQITVPYAPESPRSGLNDPTPHPVTWYRHDLTLNADETPAEGERLLLHFGAVDWDAQVWVNGHWVGGHQGGYTPFALDITDALDGPELRVEVRAADDHADMGQPRGKQDWLPEGTGHGIWYPRTSGIWQSVWLERVPAVRLLGVRWTPDVASLSLTLTATVSPEAVGGRLALKLSMNGDILADEAYTLTGTTLTRTVSLPDPGIDDARDLLLWTPEHPQLIDATLTITDASGTVQDTVESYTALRSVGQDGGHFLLNGRPYYLRLALDQGYWPEGGMTATSEELRADVEIARKLGFNGVRKHQKIESPTWLEWCDRVGLLVWEELPSAYAFTPRSVSQLTNTWLEAIERDYSHPCIVAWVPFNESWGVPDLPLKPEQQQLVQGLYSLTRSLDTTRPAIGNDGWEHVVGDLLTIHDYAADPQVILSRYGRRDVLGTTLEDYRSAGRRLTLPGYDPAGKPVILSEFGGIAFNVDGTQGWGYSEATDEAGFQARYEALMAAIHDCTLLAGFCYTQLTDTYQEINGLTSLARDPKADVTALSAATRGKPVDAGNPLGYHRRWLARLDTEPVPG
- a CDS encoding MFS transporter, which translates into the protein MSTLHEKFSYKWLALSVTSLGALMASMNSGTLIIALPTLLRDLHTTLLSLIWILLAYNVTQTVFVLNVGRLSDMLGRKRLYVLGFGVFTLASLLAGFTSHVPLLIALRALQGVGGAFMLANSSAIVTDAFPKKELGFAIGTNQMMVAVGAILGPIIGGALTALGWQWVFWFNVPLGIIGTLWAAFTLRDLASKRDLGDRFDWWGNVTYAAGFALLMIGLSQGGIESWNGVIGYLVVGVAALALFTAIEGRVKAPMLDLRLFRDRAFTLNNATVFLNAVSRMALTFLFVFYFQGGKGIDAVVAGIMLAPVAVGLLIASPIAGRLSDRMDPRTLIQWGLVLGTLALAGIAMSLSLSTPYWLIAALMFVAGVGNGLFNSPNSSLIMGSVAPDRRGVAAGIRSLLMSVGGVIAIIFTLSIVVSAVPRDVMLQVFSGLSSNLPAATLTPFIDGLKTAFWMLTGLSAVSAALASAIPAPRPVSTVPQAAD